The following proteins come from a genomic window of Bactrocera tryoni isolate S06 chromosome 1, CSIRO_BtryS06_freeze2, whole genome shotgun sequence:
- the LOC120766649 gene encoding uncharacterized protein LOC120766649 isoform X1: MSKHPDNDNLRNDIYENLPCQAMYNDAVRKIQQQKSAQSNTNNAVAAAVANNPLSQQLLLNNISNQNAANSNPHTNSTGLSNNKQQPSPLTLQQQSNNRHYAATNMSKEMLYATPLRKSDRYKSGERLRFNSSGARLHASGSNHDTHDTHDAKLSNLMEYKQLNSKDLTRLCSRNGNAIPVTDLDDDMAVDGCSSSALVGGSYYTNQPASLPPLPNSNTPSHQLEDRRILNFLKDTTQLQKKLEVSSRDCPNASFSNLAREEHFANLVQQNFTIEATRNKVDSNAEGNEDHSMSVTADTSESVLTETADNLEVLMQKKLSPDKEVSGIASSCGSQSQTLTTRSGQPVYIHREWVLKKIALCLEQRTAGKKNMPGLLSTGAVGKAEAAGGFMAARAKAAAISNSTYNGCLVLGSNGSGKTSICQAIMNGNSGTKGILNRKLLGCYLIESQNPECHSLSLFMRKIVLQVLSHSSLIAKDECQRVIDEGFSFLQEEAQQQESKLDEAMNNITLDENVEDILIAELRRGANSCDIDKPEHFQQRRTSTNNKKSGNACIMRQKSESSAAEEHSAIDDNKKYNNYGTHPPSTGNKSNAKDRNEDKDNDTEKGKRADPEKEKSSPSTSTKCSPGKKSKIPVKLGRSSAVASPVKVTAVLTPSTGGTAIQHGGGEDIADMISEDLKNEIEAAINEDNVDGNKAIEENLKSDRDEDDEDKPEADKNLQEDLKECKNAFEKENINEEDKENCENLIEFEKLNDREIKDNYIHPSGANDNMNTLPPPLPKPKSCRTVIADGYYEMLLSNPEILECLNVDSIEKNPDECFKKALLFPLLELTPPKTALLLLIDSIDENYINEGNLITTLKGGRGMSTSHKSRNVAELLSNHIHLFPKWLFLVCTTKKQTKQITRMFTGFKKITLDDLRKSHVVKDVQEYIINRLNSDFKDSIMLTKEIIESLHQLYIKSNGCILYLEKVLNGIKENFFSFREIKLIPCTLNGLYLYICQKSFNKKQYMKIRPLLNVLLASSGYVDKLFLFNCLRTHNYAIDTEEFEKRLHLMKNIVAYDADQQRLRIFHNSFSDWLVDVKFATKKFICDVNEGHVMVSMYYLLVADTLCANNVRKFVYHLIKSGEYLTSRNVNLDIILMLLESRLNLNDAFYTNHLNCCSQCENDFKHDPNFLPKTRNMLEKFLSSELTDEFSQFLCDFFKPSLPTDAKILKLLIETGINNAEAQNSCESSLMSPELSEKSQNIDFELADLLISSEKSCILETQRPTSPSEKSEPHHESQDENASSTLHQLSDSNRIELHKGKALIHILANDGNHQLLERALNACKGPIDLEIEDYNGQTALNIAARNGHLEVVKLLLSFSQPCNDGTGRMKRVDVNHADRDGWTPLRSASWGGHTEVVKLLISHPACKIDLSDKEGRTALRAAAWSGHEDILKILIESGADVNSVDRQGRTSLIAASYMGHYDIVEILLENGANVNHLDLDGRSALCVAALCGSSGYSKVISTLLEHGANTDQLDNDGMSPLLVSSFEGNAEVCELLLENGADPDLADFMGRTPLWAACTAGHANVVKLLLFWGCGIDCMDSEGRTVLSIASAQGNVETVRQLLDRGLDETHRDNAGWTPLHYAAFEGFHEVCLQLLESGAKIDECDNEGKTALHLAAQEGRTKCVQILLEIHSTFVDQKAHDGKTAFRLACLEGHLETLQYLLKFCCDVNAKDADSRTTLYILALENKLDIVKYLLEVTNVDVNIPDSEGRTALHVAAWQGHAEMVKMLITMGNADVNAMDLEARTPLHSCAWQGNHDVMSILLYFGAIADHACKQGATALGISAQEGHEKCVIALLKYGANPYKSDHCGRTPIKLAAKSNRTNILKIFENFTKSDSNNLVEPAKFHPSMLRSPDQPPALPAHQSIGLGAPPYPPHASAPSVCSAATTATVNNSMNNNNNMQVPSNILNASTSTHSSNNFYQNTMQSDTSSLHKRKSVISSQSTGSSNDQAPLTFTQQLQRQTKLNSRNNPFVQNAPIINSKHGAASTSSNAVGAMQQQSKAHHSHRHSQLLPDLNEHQFVSGIGANEADLYDMECMSPLYATPPHSPSSELSSPGQLPSLNAFDEITAASGSSLGNHGKNSSSGGKSVLPDNHFARDTHMRIILGNLKETQPSSSSKSKRSGITTNPAMRLIRSRFDSAAQLIRRTNNMLSSNSNQGSSSIGVKSGTFQWRKESQM; encoded by the exons ATGTCGAAGCATCCAGATAATGATAATCTACGCAACGACATCTACGAAAACTTACCTTGTCAGGCTATGTACAATGATGCTGTACGcaaaatccaacaacaaaagtCTGCCCAATCGAACACAAATAATGCCGTCGCTGCAGCGGTGGCCAATAACCCGCTCTCTCAGCAGCTACTATTGAACAATATAAGCAATCAGAATGCAGCTAACTCCAATCCGCACACTAACTCTACCGGCttgagcaacaacaaacaacagccGTCGCCGCTAACGCTGCAACAGCAGTCGAACAATCGGCATTATGCCGCCACTAATATGTCCAAAGAGATGCTCTACGCCACACCATTGCGCAAATCGGACCGTTACAAAAGCGGCGAACGCTTGCGCTTCAACAGTTCGGGTGCACGTTTGCATGCGAGTGGCAGCAATCACGACACCCATGATACACACGATGCCAAATTGTCCAATCTCATGGAGTACAAGCAACTAAACTCAAAAGACCTAACTCGGCTATGCAGTCGAAATGGCAATGCCATTCCAGTAACCGATCTCGATGATGACATGGCCGTGGATGGTTGCTCGTCCAGCGCATTAGTTGGTGGTTCGTATTACACGAATCAACCTGCCTCATTGCCGCCGCTTCCCAACTCGAACACTCCCAGTCATCAACTGGAGGATCGGCGTATACTTAATTTTCTCAAGGACACTACACAGTTGCAGAAAAAGCTAGAGGTATCTAGCCGGGACTGTCCCAACGCCAGCTTTTCGAATTTGGCTCGAGAGGAACACTTTGCCAATTTAGTGCAACAGAATTTCACAATCGAAGCAACGCGTAACAAGGTAGACTCCAATGCTGAGGGGAATGAAGACCACAGTATGAGTGTCACTGCAGATACTAGTGAATCGGTGTTAACCGAAACTGCGGATAATTTAGAGGTTTTAATGCAGAAAAAGCTTTCGCCTGATAAGGAAGTTAGCGGCATTGCATCGTCATGTGGTTCTCAAAGTCAGACTCTCACTACGCGAAGCGGACAACCAGTGTACATACACCGGGAATGGGTGCTGAAAAAGATAGCGCTATGCTTGGAACAGCGCACCGCAGGCAAGAAGAATATGCCCGGTCTGCTCAGTACTGGGGCAGTAGGCAAAGCCGAAGCCGCTGGTGGTTTTATGGCGGCTCGTGCCAAAGCAGCAGCAATATCCAACTCTACGTATAACGGTTGCCTCGTATTGGGCTCGAATGGCTCAGGTAAAACTTCGATCTGTCAAGCAATTATGAATGGCAACTCTGGCACAAAAGGCATTCTGAATCGCAAATTACTTGGGTGCTATCTGATCGAATCACAGAACCCGGAATGTCACAGCCTTTCTCTATTTATGCGTAAAATAGTACTACAAGTATTAAGCCATTCTTCATTAATCGCAAAGGATGAATGTCAGCGCGTAATTGATGAAGGCTTCTCCTTTCTGCAGGAGGAGGCCCAACAGCAAGAGTCAAAACTGGATGAGGCAATGAACAATATTACGCTGGACGAAAATGTTGAGGATATTTTAATTGCTGAACTCCGGCGTGGCGCCAATAGCTGTGACATCGACAAACCAGAGCATTTTCAACAAAGACGTACTTCGACTAACAACAAAAAGTCCGGCAATGCCTGTATTATGCGGCAAAAATCCGAATCTTCTGCTGCTGAAGAACATTCCGCAATCGATGACAATAAGAAATACAACAATTATGGCACGCATCCTCCTTCGACGGGTAACAAAAGTAATGCTAAAGATCGCAACGAAGATAAAGACAACGATACAGAAAAAGGGAAACGCGCCGATCCAGAAAAGGAGAAAAGCTCGCCTTCAACATCGACCAAATGTAGCCCAGGCAAGAAATCAAAGATACCAGTGAAACTCGGCCGTTCAAGTGCTGTTGCCTCACCAGTTAAAGTGACAGCAGTTCTAACACCAAGTACTGGTGGTACAGCTATTCAACATGGGGGTGGTGAGGATATTGCTGATATGATTAGCGAAGATCTCAAAAATGAGATAGAAGCTGCTATTAATGAGGACAATGTTGATGGCAATAAAGCCATCGAAGAGAATCTGAAATCCGATCGTGATGAAGACGATGAAGACAAGCCCGAGGCAGATAAAAATCTTCAAGAAGATCTCAAGGAATGTAAGAACGCATTTGAAAAAGAGAACATCAATGAAGAAGACAAAGAAAATTGCGAAAATCTAATTGAGTTCGAAAAGCTTAACGATCGCGAAATAAAAGACAACTATATACATCCCAGCGGCGCAAACGATAATATGAACACGCTACCACCGCCACTACCCAAGCCGAAAAGTTGCCGGACAGTAATCGCAGATGGTTACTATGAAATGTTGCTCTCAAACCCAGAAATACTGGAGTGTTTGAATGTCGATAGCATTGAGAAAAATCCTGATGAATGCTTTAAAAAGGCATTGCTATTCCCGCTACTCGAGCTTACCCCGCCCAAAACAGCACTTTTGCTGCTGATCGATTCCATCGATGAAAACTATATAAATGAGGGAAATTTGATCACCACTTTGAAGGGTGGAAGAGGCATGTCGACCAGTCACAAGAGTCGCAACGTTGCGGAATTATTATCCAATCACATACACCTCTTCCCTAAGTGGCTCTTTCTGGTGTGTACCACCAAAAAGCAAACTAAACAGATCACACGGATGTTTACAGGTTTTAAGAAGATCACTTTGGATGACTTACGCAAGTCGCATGTTGTGAAAGATGTCCAGGAGTACATAATTAATAGGCTAAACTCGGACTTTAAAGACAGTATTATGCTCACAAAGGAGATAATAGAGTCACTTCACCAATTATATATCAAATCGAATGGTTGTATATTGTATTTGGAGAAAGTATTGAATGGTATAAAAGAGAACTTCTTTAGTTTTCGTGAGATCAAATTGATACCATGCACACTGAACGGCTTGTATTTGTACATTTGTCAGAAGTCGTTCAACAAAAAGCAATACATGAAAATACGGCCACTGCTAAATGTGCTGCTCGCTTCATCTGGTTACGTCGATAAACTTTTCCTCTTTAATTGCCTACGTACACACAATTACGCCATCGATACGGAGGAATTCGAAAAGCGTTTACATCTCATGAAAAACATTGTCGCTTACGATGCGGATCAGCAGCGACTGCGGATATTCCACAATTCCTTCTCCGACTGGTTGGTCGACGTTAAGTTCGCTACGAAAAAATTCATTTGTGACGTTAACGAAGGTCACGTAATGGTCTCAATGTACTATTTGCTGGTAGCCGACACATTGTGCGCAAATAATGTTCGGAAATTTGTATATCATCTTATCAAGTCGGGCGAATATCTCACCAGTCGCAATGTTAATTTGGATATAATACTCATGTTACTCGAATCACGACTGAATTTGAATGATGCATTCTACACGAATCACTTGAACTGCTGTTCGCAATGCGAAAACGATTTCAAGCACGACCCAAACTTTCTACCTAAGACACGCAACATGTTAGAGAAATTCCTTAGTAGCGAATTAACTGACGAGTTTTCGCAATTCTTATGTGATTTCTTCAAGCCGAGCTTACCTACAGATGCGAAGATTCTTAAGCTGTTAATTGAAACCGGAATTAATAATGCTGAAGCACAG AACTCGTGCGAATCATCGCTCATGTCTCCCGAGCTGTCGGAGAAATCACAAAATATAGACTTTGAGCTGGCTGACCTGTTGATATCAAGCGAGAAGTCATGCATATTGGAAACTCAACGCCCAACCAGCCCATCGGAGAAGAGCGAGCCACACCACGAGAGTCAAGATGAGAATGCTTCTAGCACGCTGCACCAACTCTCCGACTCCAATCGAATTGAATTGCACAAAGGCAAGGCACTCATACACATCTTGGCTAACGATGGCAATCATCAGCTGCTCGAGCGTGCATTGAACGCATGTAAAGGACCCATCGATCTCGAAATTGAGGACTACAATGGACAGACAGCTTTGAATATTGCCGCGCGCAACGGACATTTAGAGGTTGTTAAATTGTTGTTGAGCTTCTCTCAACCCTGCAACGATGGCACTGGTCGAATGAAGCGCGTCGATGTGAATCACGCTGATAGAGATGGCTGGACACCTTTGCGTTCAGCCTCGTGGGGTGGTCATACAGAGGTCGTAAAGCTCCTGATCTCACATCCCGCATGTAAAATTGATCTATCCGATAAGGAGGGCCGTACTGCACTGCGAGCAGCTGCTTGGAGTGGACACGAagacattttaaaaatacttatcgAATCTGGTGCAGATGTGAATTCTGTGGATAGGCAGGGTCGCACCTCTTTGATCGCCGCGTCTTACATGGGGCATTATGATATTGTTGAAATCCTACTGGAAAATGGTGCTAATGTTAATCATCTGGATTTAGATGGACGTAGCGCACTTTGTGTAGCTGCGCTCTGTGGTTCGTCAGGCTATAGCAAGGTTATATCGACCTTATTGGAACACGGTGCCAACACTGACCAGCTGGACAATGACGGCATGTCGCCACTTCTTGTGAGTTCTTTCGAAGGCAATGCCGAGGTGTGCGAGCTTTTGCTTGAAAATGGTGCGGATCCTGATCTAGCTGATTTCATGGGTCGTACACCACTTTGGGCCGCCTGCACTGCCGGACATGCCAACGTTGTAAAATTACTTCTCTTTTGGGGCTGTGGCATCGACTGTATGGACTCAGAGGGACGCACCGTACTTAGTATTGCCTCAGCACAAGGCAATGTCGAGACCGTAAGACAATTACTAGATCGTGGACTAGACGAAACACATCGCGACAATGCCGGCTGGACCCCGCTACATTATGCAGCATTCGAGGGTTTCCATGAAGTATGTCTTCAGCTGCTAGAGTCGGGCGCTAAGATAGACGAGTGCGACAATGAAGGAAAGACTGCGCTGCATCTCGCCGCACAAGAAGGTCGGACTAAGTGCGTACAAATTTTACTCGAAATACATTCGACATTCGTAGACCAAAAGGCACACGATGGCAAGACAGCATTCCGTCTCGCTTGCTTGGAGGGTCACCTTGAGACATTACAGTATCTGCTAAAATTCTGCTGCGATGTGAACGCCAAGGACGCAGACTCACGCACCACACTTTACATACTAGCATTAGAAAATAAACTGGATATAGTTAAGTACCTGCTGGAAGTGACCAACGTAGATGTGAATATACCGGATAGCGAGGGACGCACAGCTTTGCATGTAGCAGCGTGGCAGGGGCACGCCGAAATGGTTAAGATGCTTATAACAATGG GTAACGCTGATGTCAACGCAATGGACCTAGAAGCGCGCACACCCTTGCATTCGTGCGCCTGGCAAGGCAATCATGATGTCATGAGTATACTGCTTTACTTTGGCGCAATAGCGGACCACGCATGCAAACAAGGAGCAACGGCTTTGGGCATCTCTGCACAGGAAGGACACGAAAAATGTGTGATTGCTTTACTGAAGTACGGTGCCAATCCGTACAAGTCAGACCATTGCGGACGTACACCAATTAAATTGGCAGCCAAATCAAATCGCACAAACATACTGAAGATTTTCGAAAACTTCACGAAAA GTGATTCCAATAATCTAGTCGAGCCAGCCAAATTCCACCCGAGCATGCTGCGCTCCCCCGATCAACCACCAGCGTTACCTGCTCATCAAAGCATAGGGCTGGGTGCTCCACCGTACCCGCCGCACGCCTCCGCTCCCTCAGTCTGCTCGGCGGCGACCACGGCCACAGTAAATAACAGTatgaacaacaataacaacatgcaAGTGCCATCTAACATACTGAATGCATCGACGTCGACACACAGCTCCAACAATTTCTATCAGAACACAATGCAGTCGGATACGAGCAGTTTACACAAGCGAAAAAGCGTAATTTCTAGTCAATCGACAGGTAGCAGCAACGAT CAGGCGCCGCTTACGTTCACACAACAACTGCAACGGCAAACCAAACTCAACTCGCGTAACAATCCCTTCGTGCAAAATGCGCCCATCATCAATTCAAAGCATGGCGCCGCCTCAACATCTTCCAACGCAGTCGgcgcaatgcaacaacaatcgAAAGCGCATCATTCACATCGGCATTCACAGTTGCTGCCCGATCTCAACGAGCATCAATTTG TTTCTGGTATCGGTGCCAATGAGGCTGATCTATATGATATGGAATGCATGTCACCACTGTATGCGACACCACCGCATTCGCCCAGCAGTGAACTGAGCTCACCCGGTCAGCTACCGTCGCTTAATGCATTCGATGAAATCACCGCCGCGTCGGGCAGTTCTCTGGGCAATCACGGCAAGAACAGTAGTTCTGGTGGCAAATCAGTACTACCAGATAATCATTTCGCCCGAGATACACATATGCGTATAATTCTGGGAAATTTAAAGGAAACCCAGCCCAGCTCATCTAG CAAAAGCAAACGCAGCGGAATCACTACAAATCCAGCAATGCGTCTAATTCGGAGCCGCTTTGATTCTGCCGCTCAACTAATACGGCGCACCAACAACATGCTCTCCTCAAACAGCAATCAGGGATCCTCAAGCATCGGCGTGAAATCGGGCACATTTCAGTGGCGCAAGGAAAGCCAAATGTAA